From Macrobrachium nipponense isolate FS-2020 chromosome 6, ASM1510439v2, whole genome shotgun sequence, a single genomic window includes:
- the LOC135216685 gene encoding uncharacterized protein LOC135216685: MKTCLFYLTCIVLMVVSALGHECERTCVKGDTRTCMYEFHMQEYHSMGRACFDCPRNMSDCSRPECIAADGVSRPLLAVNRQLPGPGIQVCEGDRVVVDVYNGQLSDSATIHWHGQYMVNQQYNDGVPYITQCPILGAFRYDFVAAQAGTAFWHSHTGLHRSEGVFGAFVVRQAEDPQEVLYDIDSFSGVLVLQDWDHINSYDKFVGRYHSTLDDFARGILVNGKGVNTDAQVAYDMPREIIEVTPGHRHRLRLINAGRLNCPIIVSIDHHQMTVISADGKDIVPTTVDSLVLYSGERFDVTIHANKGVGNYWMRLNGLVDCEQHSCYQGAIIRYSTASEEDPEEPLFYNPNYPPGIVLNPLNSVDGEGQLIMTDLEALESHIVLPAVDKKFYIVFDFNQINNTLFFNPELYPFNAVAEMWQANTPQVNDISFALPSAPPLSQPEALKESICRYGEDPPCVSDYCTCTYTMEVALGETVEMIIIDEGNIGDENHPFHLHGYSFSVVAMGKLGRNTTLADVIALDEAGGIVRKLESPVLKDTVTVPDGGFTIIRFTADNPGYWLMHCHLIFHSELGMSALLHVGEQSDLPPVPEGFPTCGNYLPSL, translated from the exons ATGAAGACGTGTCTCTTCTACTTGACCTGCATCGTGCTCATGGTGGTCTCAG CCCTTGGTCACGAGTGCGAACGCACTTGCGTGAAAGGTGACACCAGGACCTGCATGTACGAATTCCACATGCAAGAGTACCACAGCATGGGCCGAGCCTGCTTTGACTGCCCACGGAACATGAGTGATTGCAGTCGCCCGGAATGCATCGCAGCCGACGGCGTTTCCAGACCGCTTCTTGCTGTCAACAGGCAATTACCTGGACCAGGCATACAA GTATGCGAAGGAGATCGAGTGGTAGTCGACGTGTACAACGGCCAGTTATCGGATAGTGCCACCATCCACTGGCATGGACAGTACATGGTCAACCAGCAGTACAATGATGGGGTGCCCTACATTACCCAGTGCCCAATTCTAGGAGCATTCAGATATGACTTCGTCGCTGCTCAAGCTGGGACTGCCTTCTGGCACTCTCACACAG GCCTTCACAGAAGCGAAGGGGTCTTCGGCGCCTTCGTTGTTCGTCAGGCAGAAGATCCCCAAGAAGTGCTTTACGACATTGATTCATTCTCCGGTGTTCTGGTCCTACAGGACTGGGATCACATCAACTCTTACGATAAATTCGTTGGTCGCTATCACAGCACTCTGGACGATTTTGCTAGAGGGATCTTAGTCAACGGGAAAGGAGTGAATACCGATGCTCAA GTAGCTTACGACATGCCGAGAGAAATCATAGAAGTGACCCCAGGTCATAGGCACAGGCTCCGCCTAATCAATGCAGGAAGGCTCAACTGCCCGATCATCGTCAGCATTGACCACCACCAAATGACGGTCATCTCTGCGGATGGGAAGGACATCGTTCCTACCACCGTCGATTCCTTGGTTCTTTACTCTG GAGAGAGATTTGACGTCACTATCCACGCCAACAAGGGGGTTGGAAACTACTGGATGCGGCTCAATGGACTTGTTGACTGCGA ACAACACTCTTGCTACCAAGGCGCCATCATCAGGTATTCTACGGCATCAGAGGAAGACCCAGAGGAACCCCTCTTCTACAACCCGAATTACCCACCTGGCATC GTGCTCAATCCCCTAAACTCTGTTGATGGAGAAGGTCAGCTGATCATGACAGACCTTGAGGCCTTGGAGTCACACATCGTCCTCCCTGCCGTGGACAAGAAATTCTACATCGTTTTCGATTTCAATCAAATCAACAACACATTGTTCTTTAATCCTGAGCTTTATCCTTTCAATGCAG TTGCTGAAATGTGGCAGGCGAACACGCCCCAGGTCAATGACATTTCCTTCGCCCTTCCGAGTGCCCCGCCGCTGTCGCAGCCAGAGGCCTTGAAGGAGTCCATCTGCAGATACGGCGAG GATCCACCCTGCGTAAGCGATTATTGCACCTGCACTTACACGATGGAGGTCGCCTTGGGAGAAACCGTGGAAATGATTATAATCGACGAAGGGAACATAGGAGACGAGAATCACCCTTTCCATCTTCATGGCTACAGTTTCAGTGTGGTGGCAATGGGCAAACTGGGCAG aAATACCACACTGGCAGATGTAATAGCGCTGGACGAAGCTGGGGGCATCGTGAGAAAGCTGGAAAGCCCAGTTTTGAAGGACACCGTCACCGTGCCTGACGGTGGGTTCACCATCATTCGCTTCACTGCTGATAACCCTG GATACTGGCTCATGCACTGCCATTTGATCTTCCACTCTGAGCTGGGTATGTCTGCTCTTCTACACGTCGGTGAACAGAGTGACTTGCCACCCGTTCCCGAAGGATTCCCGACTTGCGGAAACTATTTGCCAAGTTTGTGA